Proteins encoded within one genomic window of Bradyrhizobium sp. 186:
- a CDS encoding STAS domain-containing protein has translation MALNPTEPKWSLRLPADCSIAAIRGVYELIREAFGRQDRLEIDCSHVDKADVTSIQLLLSTARTGEAQGRPVVLTSFSQSLRNTLRRAGFASEAMIDQHFPQKKDGT, from the coding sequence ATGGCGCTCAATCCCACGGAGCCGAAGTGGTCGTTGCGGTTACCGGCCGATTGCAGCATCGCGGCCATTCGCGGAGTCTACGAGCTCATTCGCGAGGCCTTCGGTCGGCAGGACCGGCTCGAGATCGACTGCTCCCACGTCGACAAGGCTGACGTGACCTCGATCCAGCTGCTGCTGTCGACCGCCAGAACCGGCGAGGCCCAGGGGCGGCCGGTGGTCCTGACCTCTTTCTCCCAATCTCTGCGCAACACTCTTCGCCGCGCCGGCTTTGCCAGCGAGGCGATGATCGATCAGCATTTCCCGCAAAAGAAAGATGGCACCTAA
- a CDS encoding HD domain-containing phosphohydrolase → MLTQALLVDDSRSVLNFLKRHIEAEGLVEATSFLDPVEALACARERVFDLVLVDYEMPHMDGISFIRAFRTLPGCADIPIAMITSRQTDDIKMEALQAGASDFLPKQPQSVEMTVRLRNLVRLGAAVRKQNDRAADLASAVAAATQKLGEREEEIILRLALAVEYRDNDTGEHTLRVARYSRIIAEQLGLPARLCRDIYLAAPLHDVGKVAIPDNILLKPGRLTDEEMAVIRTHATIGERILANSGCELIQLGAQIAAGHHERWDGTGYPNGLEADAIPVAARVVAVADVFDALTTRRPYKEPMPLEVARDYLVENKGRQFDPECVEAFLSRWDEVMEIAAGQQATPFQKAEAALVPMMERTAESRPVEDRSPQAAPAA, encoded by the coding sequence ATGCTGACCCAAGCGCTTCTGGTGGACGACAGCCGCTCCGTCCTCAACTTCCTGAAACGTCATATCGAGGCCGAAGGGCTGGTCGAAGCCACCTCCTTTCTCGATCCCGTCGAGGCGCTGGCCTGCGCGCGGGAGCGCGTCTTCGACCTCGTGCTGGTCGACTACGAGATGCCGCATATGGACGGCATCAGCTTCATCCGCGCCTTCCGCACCCTGCCCGGCTGCGCCGATATCCCGATTGCGATGATCACCTCGCGTCAGACCGATGACATCAAGATGGAAGCGCTGCAGGCGGGTGCAAGCGATTTCCTGCCCAAGCAACCGCAGAGCGTCGAGATGACGGTGCGCCTGCGCAACCTGGTCCGGCTCGGCGCAGCCGTGCGCAAGCAGAACGATCGCGCCGCGGATCTGGCGAGTGCGGTCGCGGCTGCGACCCAGAAGCTCGGCGAGCGCGAGGAGGAGATCATCCTGCGGCTCGCGCTCGCGGTCGAATACCGCGACAACGACACCGGAGAACACACGCTGCGCGTCGCCAGGTACAGCCGCATCATCGCCGAGCAGCTCGGCCTGCCGGCCCGGCTCTGCCGCGACATCTATCTCGCCGCGCCGCTGCACGACGTCGGCAAGGTCGCCATTCCCGACAATATTCTCCTCAAGCCTGGCCGGCTGACCGACGAGGAGATGGCGGTGATCCGGACCCATGCGACGATCGGTGAACGGATTTTGGCGAACTCCGGTTGCGAGCTGATCCAGCTCGGCGCGCAAATTGCCGCAGGCCATCACGAGCGCTGGGACGGCACGGGCTATCCGAACGGCCTCGAGGCGGACGCGATACCGGTTGCCGCGCGCGTGGTCGCGGTCGCCGACGTCTTCGACGCCCTGACGACGCGGCGTCCATATAAGGAGCCGATGCCGCTCGAGGTCGCACGCGACTACCTGGTCGAGAACAAAGGACGACAATTCGATCCCGAATGCGTCGAGGCCTTTCTGTCGCGCTGGGACGAGGTCATGGAGATCGCCGCCGGGCAGCAGGCCACGCCATTTCAGAAAGCGGAGGCTGCACTGGTGCCCATGATGGAGAGAACGGCCGAGAGCCGTCCGGTCGAAGACCGTTCACCCCAGGCCGCCCCGGCGGCCTGA